The proteins below are encoded in one region of Alistipes indistinctus YIT 12060:
- a CDS encoding SGNH/GDSL hydrolase family protein encodes MSSQRDYTSYSFLTTILVIAAMAGLSQLPRFKLGSLTFKRTNILADIIKQEESPELLEADQYFDTTFLNEAAAMKVIDSATRSAERDTLSLPEAKLEEWNIATDTPAAAPILLTKPAGADQNVVPIELFSPDAMMRFNRALTRGAAGRPVRIAVLGDSFIEGDIITADLREQLQNLCGGRGVGFVPFASPLAKFRGTVLHSFSNWDIYNIRDRAQIPAAIKDRFFVSGFVCIPQEGATTRLQGVTFRKHINQAGTARLVFTNRNNTRLNVVINDSVSRLFAPEPSEHVQQIVINAPVHSISVTLNRTDGFTGYGIVLEDAGGVSVDNYSIRGNSGMALFETNSFVNQQIGQMLGYDLIVLQYGLNVMSPDVLKYDSYSKTFTRIIRYVQQCFPGASILVMGVGDRSTLRDGQFVTMPAVKGMIDAQRKAAEAAGVAFWNTFDAMGGENSMVNFVQKKWAAQDHTHIRYPGGKYIAQRFATALVYDAQQHPGDGDEPMPLYHSPAADTGKNAFPAGWEHEGTEQNPAESGTETEAGTAATDRERGQTDQNTARNGNGQRTGTGTEAGAETGTGTGTITGTGVTAGTNAGAGVTPASPAASGMRDTTRIQADSVRNGKREHDTRPNGTRPSEIQPGKQPGSNSGNGSNGNNNDDSGNNRHNRNDGNDNFSETR; translated from the coding sequence ATGTCCTCACAGCGGGATTACACATCATATTCGTTTCTCACCACCATCCTCGTGATCGCGGCGATGGCCGGGCTGTCGCAGCTGCCCAGATTCAAGCTGGGATCGCTGACCTTCAAGCGTACGAATATCCTCGCGGACATCATCAAGCAGGAAGAGTCGCCCGAACTGCTCGAAGCGGACCAATATTTCGACACGACCTTCCTCAACGAAGCCGCCGCGATGAAAGTGATCGACTCGGCGACCCGCAGCGCGGAGCGCGACACCCTCTCGCTGCCCGAAGCGAAGCTCGAAGAGTGGAACATCGCGACCGATACGCCCGCCGCCGCACCGATCCTGCTCACCAAGCCCGCCGGAGCGGACCAGAACGTCGTGCCGATCGAACTGTTCAGCCCCGATGCGATGATGCGTTTCAACCGGGCGCTGACCCGCGGCGCAGCAGGACGGCCCGTGCGTATCGCCGTACTCGGCGACTCGTTTATCGAGGGAGACATCATCACCGCCGACCTGCGCGAACAGCTGCAAAACCTCTGCGGGGGCCGGGGCGTGGGCTTCGTGCCGTTCGCTTCGCCGCTGGCCAAGTTCCGCGGCACGGTACTGCACTCGTTCTCGAACTGGGACATCTACAACATTCGCGACCGCGCGCAAATTCCCGCCGCAATCAAAGACCGCTTTTTCGTCTCGGGCTTCGTCTGCATTCCGCAGGAAGGCGCCACTACCCGGCTGCAGGGCGTCACTTTCCGCAAGCACATCAACCAGGCGGGTACCGCGCGACTCGTCTTTACCAACCGCAACAATACGCGGCTCAACGTCGTGATCAACGATTCGGTAAGCCGCCTCTTCGCACCCGAACCGAGCGAACACGTACAACAGATCGTCATCAACGCACCGGTACACAGCATCAGCGTGACGCTGAACCGGACCGACGGATTCACCGGCTACGGGATCGTGCTCGAGGACGCGGGCGGCGTTAGCGTGGACAACTACTCGATCCGCGGCAACAGCGGCATGGCGCTGTTCGAAACCAACAGCTTCGTGAACCAGCAGATCGGACAGATGCTCGGCTACGACCTGATCGTGCTGCAGTACGGCCTGAACGTCATGTCGCCCGACGTGCTCAAATACGACTCCTATTCGAAGACCTTCACGCGGATCATCCGCTATGTACAGCAGTGCTTCCCCGGTGCGAGCATCCTCGTGATGGGCGTCGGCGACCGCAGCACGCTGCGCGACGGACAGTTCGTGACGATGCCCGCCGTGAAGGGCATGATCGACGCGCAGCGCAAGGCGGCAGAGGCGGCGGGAGTCGCTTTCTGGAATACGTTCGACGCGATGGGCGGCGAGAACAGCATGGTGAACTTCGTACAAAAGAAGTGGGCCGCGCAAGACCATACGCATATCCGTTATCCGGGCGGCAAATATATCGCGCAGCGTTTTGCTACCGCGCTCGTATACGACGCGCAGCAACACCCCGGCGACGGCGACGAGCCGATGCCGCTCTACCACAGCCCCGCGGCAGATACGGGCAAAAACGCCTTCCCGGCCGGATGGGAACACGAAGGGACGGAACAGAATCCGGCCGAAAGCGGCACAGAAACGGAGGCAGGAACCGCAGCAACGGACCGGGAACGCGGCCAAACGGATCAAAACACGGCAAGGAACGGTAACGGGCAACGGACCGGAACCGGAACTGAAGCCGGGGCAGAAACGGGTACAGGTACCGGAACGATAACCGGAACAGGTGTAACTGCGGGTACAAATGCCGGGGCGGGAGTCACCCCGGCCAGCCCGGCTGCCTCCGGCATGCGCGATACGACAAGGATCCAAGCTGACAGCGTACGGAACGGCAAAAGGGAGCATGACACCCGACCAAATGGGACACGGCCGAGTGAAATCCAGCCCGGCAAACAGCCCGGAAGCAACAGCGGCAATGGCAGCAACGGCAACAATAACGACGACTCCGGCAACAATCGTCATAACCGCAACGACGGTAACGACAATTTCAGCGAAACGCGATGA
- a CDS encoding citrate/2-methylcitrate synthase, with protein MKKEYIIYKLSESIKSTSRIDNELFTKYNVKRGLRNEDHSGVLVGLTQIGDVVGYERLPEGLKAIPGRLLYRGIDVNDLVKGIHGENRFGFEEAAFLLLSGYLPNREELESFQSLIHAFMPLGQKTKMNILDLEGSNVMNILARCVLEMYTFDENPDDTSRDNLMRQSIDLISKFPTIIAYAYNIMRHSHGKTLHIRHPKEEYSIAENFLYMLKGEFSELEAKTLDRALVLHAEHGGGNNSTFTVRVTSSSGTDTYSSIAAAIGSLKGPLHGGANLAVMKMFDHLKENIRHWDKVTEIDQYLNKMLRKEAYDHTGLIYGIGHAVYTISDPRALLLKEMARDLAKEKEREEEYAFLELLEERAIENFMNFKGTKVNKRVCANVDFYSGFVYDMIGLPQEVFTPLFAMSRITGWTAHRIEELNFDSKRIIRPAYKNVAAERKFVPLKQR; from the coding sequence ATGAAAAAGGAGTACATCATCTACAAGCTTTCGGAGTCGATCAAAAGCACGAGCCGCATCGACAACGAACTCTTCACGAAATACAACGTCAAGCGGGGGCTGCGCAACGAAGACCATTCGGGCGTGCTGGTGGGACTGACGCAGATCGGCGACGTGGTCGGCTATGAACGCCTGCCCGAAGGCCTCAAGGCGATCCCCGGCCGGCTGCTTTACCGCGGCATCGACGTGAACGACCTGGTGAAAGGCATCCACGGGGAGAATCGCTTCGGGTTCGAAGAAGCGGCCTTCCTGCTGCTGTCGGGCTACCTGCCCAACCGCGAAGAGCTCGAATCGTTCCAGAGCCTGATTCACGCCTTCATGCCGCTGGGCCAGAAGACCAAGATGAACATCCTCGACCTGGAAGGATCGAACGTGATGAACATCCTCGCGCGCTGCGTACTGGAGATGTACACCTTCGACGAAAACCCCGACGACACCTCGCGCGACAACCTGATGCGCCAGTCGATCGACCTGATCTCGAAGTTCCCGACGATCATCGCCTACGCCTACAACATCATGCGCCACAGCCACGGCAAGACGCTGCACATCCGTCACCCGAAGGAAGAGTACTCAATTGCCGAAAATTTCCTTTACATGCTCAAAGGCGAGTTCTCCGAACTGGAAGCGAAAACCCTCGACCGCGCACTGGTGCTGCATGCCGAACACGGCGGCGGTAACAACTCGACCTTCACGGTACGCGTGACCAGTTCGTCGGGCACCGACACCTACTCGTCGATCGCCGCAGCGATCGGTTCGCTCAAAGGCCCGCTGCACGGCGGCGCGAACCTCGCGGTAATGAAGATGTTCGACCACCTCAAGGAGAACATCCGGCACTGGGACAAGGTAACCGAAATCGACCAGTACCTGAACAAGATGCTGCGCAAAGAGGCCTACGACCACACCGGGCTGATCTACGGCATCGGCCATGCGGTCTATACGATTTCCGACCCGCGCGCACTGCTGCTCAAGGAGATGGCCCGGGACCTGGCCAAAGAGAAGGAGCGTGAAGAGGAGTACGCATTCCTCGAACTGCTCGAGGAGCGCGCGATCGAAAACTTCATGAATTTCAAGGGAACGAAGGTCAACAAGCGCGTCTGCGCGAACGTCGACTTCTACTCGGGCTTCGTCTACGACATGATCGGCCTGCCGCAGGAGGTCTTCACGCCGCTCTTCGCGATGAGCCGCATCACGGGCTGGACCGCGCACCGCATCGAAGAGCTGAACTTCGACAGCAAGCGAATCATCCGTCCGGCCTACAAGAACGTCGCCGCCGAACGCAAGTTCGTACCTTTGAAACAGCGGTAG
- the icd gene encoding NADP-dependent isocitrate dehydrogenase, producing MSKITISAAGKLQVPQQVEIPFIEGDGVGPEITAVTQKVVDAAVTKAYGGERRILWKEVLAGGKSFEQTGSWLPDETMQAFRDYKVGIKGPLTTPVGGGIRSLNVALRQELDLYVCLRPVRWFRGVVSPVKEPQKVDMHIFRENTEDIYAGIEWQAGTPEAEKFLKFLTDEMGVKKVRFPQSSSFGVKPVSREGSQRLVRSALEYAATRKLPSVTLVHKGNIMKFTEGGFKNWGYDVAEAEFAEQTFTTRQYDAIKKEQGAEAADRAMEAAKTAGKVIVKDVIADAFLQNTLLIPEEYSVIATLNLNGDYISDQLAAMVGGIGIAPGANINYLTGHAIFEATHGTAPNIAGKDTVNPSSLLLSAVMMLEYLGWKEAALLITGAMESSFEAGRATGDLARFMPGGTALSTSAFGEELLGRL from the coding sequence ATGAGCAAGATTACGATCAGCGCCGCGGGAAAACTGCAGGTCCCGCAACAAGTGGAGATACCTTTCATCGAGGGGGACGGCGTCGGCCCCGAAATCACGGCCGTAACGCAAAAGGTCGTGGATGCGGCCGTGACGAAAGCCTATGGCGGGGAGCGCCGCATCCTGTGGAAAGAGGTGCTCGCGGGCGGCAAATCGTTCGAACAGACGGGCAGCTGGCTGCCCGACGAGACGATGCAGGCCTTCCGCGATTATAAGGTGGGCATCAAGGGTCCGCTGACGACCCCCGTGGGCGGCGGTATCCGTTCGCTGAACGTGGCGCTGCGCCAGGAACTGGACCTGTACGTCTGCCTGAGGCCGGTACGGTGGTTCCGCGGCGTGGTGTCGCCCGTGAAAGAACCGCAGAAGGTCGATATGCACATTTTCCGCGAGAACACCGAAGACATCTACGCCGGGATCGAATGGCAGGCCGGAACGCCCGAAGCGGAGAAATTCCTGAAATTCCTCACCGACGAAATGGGCGTGAAGAAGGTGCGTTTCCCGCAAAGTTCATCGTTCGGCGTGAAGCCCGTCTCGCGCGAGGGTTCGCAGCGACTCGTGCGCTCGGCGCTCGAATACGCGGCAACCCGCAAATTACCGTCTGTCACGCTCGTCCACAAAGGCAACATCATGAAATTCACCGAAGGCGGCTTCAAAAACTGGGGTTACGACGTAGCCGAGGCGGAGTTCGCGGAACAGACCTTTACCACGCGTCAGTATGATGCGATCAAAAAGGAACAGGGCGCCGAAGCGGCCGACCGCGCGATGGAAGCGGCCAAAACGGCGGGAAAAGTGATCGTCAAGGACGTGATCGCCGACGCGTTCCTGCAAAACACGCTGCTGATTCCCGAAGAGTATTCGGTGATCGCGACGCTGAACCTCAACGGCGACTACATTTCGGACCAGCTCGCGGCAATGGTGGGCGGCATCGGCATCGCCCCCGGCGCAAATATCAACTACCTCACGGGCCACGCGATCTTCGAAGCGACGCACGGCACCGCACCGAACATTGCGGGCAAGGATACGGTCAATCCCTCTTCGCTGTTGCTTTCGGCGGTGATGATGCTCGAATACCTCGGCTGGAAGGAAGCGGCACTGCTCATCACCGGCGCAATGGAAAGTTCGTTCGAAGCGGGACGCGCCACCGGAGACCTCGCGCGCTTCATGCCCGGCGGTACGGCGCTCTCCACGTCGGCATTCGGCGAAGAGTTGCTCGGCAGGCTGTAA
- the deoC gene encoding deoxyribose-phosphate aldolase, whose product MEYTPTLRNFGPAPTADEVSALLEKIGPQARRNCRTEVYKRCFGCIDLTSLGATDSRRSIGEFTRKAIELPRHFPEAGSVASICVYPVFVETVGLAAGDSKMAITSVSGGFPSSQTYLEVKMLETAMAIENGADEIDIVISIGEMLDGEYDLAGNEIETLRAEIGDDAILKVILESGTLSDPELIHKAATIAMEAGADFIKTSTGKNGIAATPEAAVAMCLAIRQFAEKTGRKVGFKAAGGISTAESAALYYSIVEEILGEEWLTPERFRIGASSLANNLLSEIEGREIKYF is encoded by the coding sequence ATGGAATACACCCCTACCCTTCGCAATTTCGGTCCCGCCCCGACGGCGGACGAAGTGAGCGCGCTGCTCGAAAAGATCGGGCCGCAGGCCCGGCGTAACTGCCGGACAGAAGTGTACAAACGGTGCTTCGGCTGTATCGACCTCACCTCGTTGGGCGCTACGGATTCGCGACGCTCGATCGGTGAATTCACGCGCAAGGCGATCGAGCTGCCTCGGCATTTCCCGGAAGCAGGCAGCGTGGCGTCGATCTGCGTCTATCCGGTTTTCGTCGAGACCGTCGGACTGGCCGCCGGCGATTCCAAAATGGCGATCACCAGCGTGTCGGGCGGATTTCCTTCCTCGCAGACCTACCTGGAGGTGAAAATGCTCGAAACGGCGATGGCCATCGAAAACGGCGCCGACGAGATCGACATCGTCATCAGCATCGGCGAGATGCTCGACGGCGAATACGACCTGGCGGGCAACGAAATCGAAACGCTGCGCGCAGAAATCGGCGACGATGCGATCCTCAAAGTGATCCTCGAATCGGGTACGCTCTCCGATCCGGAACTGATCCACAAGGCGGCGACGATTGCCATGGAGGCGGGCGCGGACTTCATCAAGACCTCGACCGGCAAAAACGGCATCGCCGCGACGCCCGAGGCTGCCGTGGCCATGTGCCTCGCGATCCGCCAGTTCGCCGAAAAAACAGGCCGTAAAGTGGGTTTCAAAGCGGCCGGAGGTATCTCTACGGCCGAAAGCGCGGCACTCTATTACAGCATCGTCGAAGAGATCCTCGGCGAAGAGTGGCTCACGCCCGAGCGCTTCCGCATCGGCGCCAGTTCGCTGGCCAACAACCTCCTCAGCGAGATCGAAGGACGCGAGATCAAATACTTCTAA
- a CDS encoding porin family protein has translation MRNLLILAAILLIASGATAQETARLFTATTFSATDSPSGEPRKPKAQPPQSAQQKAQAGEEALPATAPAAGQTAGTGGTDKRGERNKRDGRFIQSYKVMLFKKPEGKEQTRRVLWRDGRWAGVGIHYNGLVTNLGNFSLPDDAKYLSQSSKSIGVTINPIDFILLGNRKIHLMTGLGFELNNFRFDQDIALKYEKGVTVPDYQYIEQGIKLSKSKLFTAYMNIPLLVEFQTGRNHNFFINAGLVGGLRIGAHTKIKGDGPLVGGTAKDHSSFGLRNFHYGYTLNFGYSNIGFNVTYYHSPLWREGAGPQVRQINVGISLVL, from the coding sequence ATGAGAAACCTCCTGATCTTGGCCGCCATACTGCTGATCGCTTCCGGAGCGACGGCGCAGGAAACGGCCCGGCTCTTCACTGCAACGACCTTCAGTGCAACGGATTCGCCTTCCGGCGAGCCGCGCAAACCCAAGGCGCAACCGCCGCAGAGCGCTCAGCAAAAGGCCCAGGCGGGAGAGGAGGCACTCCCCGCAACAGCCCCTGCCGCCGGCCAGACCGCCGGAACCGGGGGAACGGACAAACGAGGGGAAAGGAATAAACGGGACGGCCGTTTTATCCAAAGCTACAAGGTCATGCTGTTCAAAAAACCGGAAGGCAAGGAGCAGACGCGCCGCGTCCTGTGGCGCGACGGCCGCTGGGCCGGAGTCGGCATCCACTACAACGGGCTGGTCACGAACCTCGGCAACTTCTCGCTGCCGGACGATGCGAAATACCTCTCGCAAAGTTCCAAATCAATCGGCGTAACCATCAATCCCATCGACTTCATCCTGCTGGGCAACCGTAAAATCCACCTGATGACGGGCCTGGGCTTCGAACTGAACAACTTCCGCTTCGACCAGGACATCGCACTCAAGTACGAAAAGGGCGTAACCGTTCCCGACTACCAATACATCGAACAGGGGATCAAACTCTCCAAATCGAAACTTTTCACCGCCTATATGAACATTCCGCTGCTGGTCGAGTTCCAGACGGGCCGTAACCACAACTTTTTCATCAACGCGGGCCTCGTGGGCGGACTGCGTATCGGCGCGCATACGAAAATCAAGGGCGACGGCCCGCTGGTCGGAGGCACGGCGAAGGACCACAGCAGTTTCGGGCTGCGTAATTTCCACTACGGATACACCCTGAACTTCGGTTACTCGAACATCGGCTTCAACGTCACCTACTACCATTCGCCGCTGTGGCGCGAAGGCGCGGGCCCACAGGTGCGCCAGATCAACGTGGGCATCTCGCTGGTGCTCTGA